The following proteins are encoded in a genomic region of Acetobacter oryzoeni:
- the accD gene encoding acetyl-CoA carboxylase, carboxyltransferase subunit beta: protein MSWITEYVRPKIRGLLRRDVPDNLWTTCDSCSQMILTKELHKALNVCPHCGHHMRAPVMDRLKWTFDNGDFTRIELPSAPVDPLGFRDQKKYTDRLKDARAKSHLDESLIVAHGTIGGHQAVVGVMAFEFMAGTMGAAFGERFVAAARLAILQKAPLVIFTASGGARMQEGVISLMQMPRTTVAVEMLKEAGLPYIVVLTNPTTGGVTASFAMLGDVQMAEPNALIGFAGPRVIQDTVREKLPEGFQRSEYLLDHGMLDMVVQRKDVPATLARVIGLLMHAPADVKAPPPRPQAPAPAAAE, encoded by the coding sequence ATGAGCTGGATCACCGAATATGTTCGTCCCAAAATTCGCGGCCTGCTGCGTCGGGATGTGCCGGATAATCTGTGGACGACCTGTGACTCATGCAGCCAGATGATTCTGACCAAAGAGCTGCACAAGGCATTGAATGTGTGCCCCCATTGTGGGCACCACATGCGTGCACCGGTTATGGACCGTCTGAAATGGACGTTTGATAACGGGGATTTCACCCGTATTGAGCTGCCTTCTGCTCCGGTTGATCCGCTAGGGTTCCGCGATCAGAAAAAATATACAGATCGCCTTAAGGATGCGCGCGCAAAAAGCCATCTAGACGAATCGCTGATTGTGGCCCACGGCACCATTGGCGGCCATCAGGCTGTTGTTGGCGTCATGGCGTTTGAATTCATGGCAGGCACCATGGGGGCTGCGTTTGGTGAGCGCTTTGTGGCCGCAGCGCGTTTGGCCATTCTTCAAAAGGCTCCTCTGGTTATCTTCACCGCTTCTGGCGGCGCACGTATGCAGGAAGGCGTTATCAGCCTGATGCAGATGCCTCGTACCACTGTAGCGGTTGAAATGCTTAAAGAAGCCGGGCTGCCTTATATTGTGGTGCTTACCAACCCAACCACAGGTGGCGTTACGGCCTCCTTTGCCATGTTGGGTGATGTGCAGATGGCCGAACCCAATGCGCTGATCGGTTTTGCTGGGCCGCGTGTTATTCAGGATACGGTGCGTGAAAAGTTGCCAGAAGGCTTCCAGCGGTCCGAATATCTGCTGGATCACGGCATGCTGGATATGGTGGTGCAGCGTAAGGATGTGCCCGCAACATTGGCCCGTGTGATCGGGCTGCTGATGCACGCACCAGCAGATGTAAAAGCACCGCCGCCGCGCCCGCAGGCACCTGCTCCCGCCGCCGCAGAGTAA
- the trxA gene encoding thioredoxin TrxA codes for MSEHTLAVSDSSFDKDVLKASGLVLVDFWAEWCGPCKMIGPALEEIGKEFAGKVTVAKVNIDDNPETPNAYQVRSIPTLMLVRDGKVVDKKVGALPKSQLKAWVEGAL; via the coding sequence ATGAGTGAACACACGCTTGCTGTCAGCGATTCCAGCTTTGATAAAGATGTTCTCAAGGCGTCTGGCCTTGTGCTGGTAGATTTCTGGGCAGAATGGTGCGGCCCTTGCAAGATGATTGGCCCAGCGCTGGAAGAAATTGGCAAGGAATTTGCCGGTAAGGTAACCGTTGCCAAAGTGAATATTGATGATAACCCAGAAACACCAAATGCGTATCAGGTGCGCAGCATTCCTACGCTTATGCTGGTGCGCGATGGTAAGGTTGTAGATAAAAAAGTGGGTGCCCTGCCCAAAAGCCAGTTGAAGGCATGGGTTGAAGGCGCTCTGTAA
- the addA gene encoding double-strand break repair helicase AddA encodes MSISAQEALQKAIAQANAQQALASDPSASVFVSASAGSGKTKLLIDRLLRLMLPRLAEDGSIQPGSSPDRILCLTFTKAAAAEMSIRLQTRLGRWVTFSDEALDEELASLYVPCTDETRRRARALFAEVLDLPGGMRIGTIHAFCQSLLRRFPLEASMNPHFTVMEETDASLALQTCVESILGQQKEGIISPLAGQISLGDFIFISGVLRKDERSNSLLNLIVQDPHKVESVLCQILGLSSDILHGSASEFLEKLCSDFPEEGNLKEGFQILSNEGSEAIKRNAFSLLDWLSLPASERAAQWLVWRNGFLTKDGKLRAVGLISKKLSEKYPDIALYIQKEGERINKVDEQLRARNLVKMGSALLKMAAAVSSLYTLQKARHGQIEYDDLIERALGLLREPGAAWVMYKLDGGIDHLLLDEVQDTSPEQWRIAGDLTEEFFSGLGRRDEDEPPRTIFAVGDYKQSIYGFQGADPDSFREWRQRFKKRVQEAHLLWREPELTVSFRSTEPVLKLVDAVFADPEAAKGVVEEPGQVMEHITARPGKGGRVELWPLVEAEENEDAISPWEPAQGNATRQSPRQKLADALARYIAKQLNQKPVSGQKPLTAGDVLVLVPRRSPFVGMLVRALKGQNIPVVTLVRTGLAEHLAVQDMLSLCAALLLPQDDLTLACVLTSPLGNISDNSLMALATGREKGEPLWSALRERHAEQSDWKQAWNFLNGLFRQVDYLTPYEFLSAALGPGGARARFLARLGAEAAEPIDELLSAAIRYQDQHPPSLQGFLHWMRHSEETVKREAESGGDSVRIMTAHGSKGLQARLVILPDTVGLPRFEDRLFWAHDKIHNIDVPLYVPRNALSVGLTRNLKEVMRGRVVEEYNRLLYVALTRAADRLVVCGWKPGRNVPAESWYERCRIGFEKAGATEVDFQEGEWSVSMLLLEEAPQEQTVAKQSASDSIESPQEVTTLPQWMGSAPLWKPVLPEAESPLARPLAPSKPDDAMLGPLPPVRSPLDIAAVTPAKAREAAFRRGNLVHSLLQFLPACPAEQQPAMAHQWLARPASGLSSHEAAELAQQVIAVLRLPELADLFDPSARAEQRLAGVAGGQVIVGQVDRLRVLPNKVLVCDFKTGRHAPRRVQDTPVLYLRQMAAYRALLQGIWPDRPVVCVLVWTEMPRADVLPDALLDKYAPGILPEAVS; translated from the coding sequence ATGAGTATATCTGCACAGGAAGCTTTACAAAAAGCTATCGCTCAGGCCAATGCACAACAGGCTTTGGCATCAGATCCCTCAGCTTCTGTTTTTGTGTCAGCTTCTGCGGGAAGCGGTAAAACCAAATTGTTGATTGATCGTCTTTTGCGCTTGATGTTGCCGCGTTTGGCAGAAGATGGTTCCATTCAACCGGGAAGTTCACCAGATCGTATTTTATGTCTTACTTTTACCAAAGCAGCAGCAGCGGAAATGTCCATTCGGTTGCAAACACGCCTTGGACGTTGGGTAACATTTTCGGATGAAGCGTTAGATGAAGAGCTGGCTAGTTTGTATGTGCCCTGTACAGATGAAACAAGGCGACGTGCGCGGGCGTTATTTGCAGAAGTTCTTGATCTTCCAGGAGGTATGCGTATTGGAACAATCCATGCGTTTTGCCAATCTTTGTTGCGACGTTTCCCTTTAGAAGCTTCCATGAACCCGCATTTTACGGTTATGGAAGAAACAGATGCATCCCTAGCCTTACAAACATGTGTGGAATCTATTTTAGGTCAGCAAAAAGAAGGGATTATTTCCCCATTAGCAGGTCAGATATCTTTAGGTGATTTTATTTTTATTTCAGGGGTTTTGAGAAAGGATGAGAGGTCAAACTCTTTATTAAATCTCATTGTACAAGACCCTCATAAGGTTGAATCTGTATTATGTCAGATTTTAGGTTTATCGTCTGATATATTGCACGGGAGTGCCTCTGAGTTTCTTGAAAAATTATGTTCTGATTTTCCAGAGGAAGGGAATTTAAAAGAAGGTTTTCAGATCCTTTCCAATGAAGGATCTGAAGCAATAAAAAGAAATGCTTTCTCGCTTTTGGATTGGCTTTCCTTGCCTGCATCTGAGCGCGCAGCGCAATGGCTTGTGTGGCGAAATGGCTTTCTCACAAAAGATGGAAAGTTGCGTGCTGTTGGTTTGATTTCTAAAAAACTTTCTGAAAAATACCCTGATATTGCGCTCTATATTCAAAAAGAAGGTGAACGTATTAATAAGGTAGATGAGCAACTGCGGGCCAGAAACCTTGTTAAGATGGGAAGCGCATTACTTAAAATGGCTGCTGCTGTTTCTAGTCTGTACACATTACAAAAAGCGAGGCATGGCCAAATTGAGTATGATGATCTTATTGAGCGTGCATTAGGGCTTTTGCGCGAGCCCGGTGCGGCTTGGGTCATGTATAAGCTGGATGGGGGCATAGATCATTTGTTGCTGGATGAAGTGCAGGACACTTCTCCCGAACAATGGCGTATTGCTGGTGATCTTACAGAAGAATTTTTTTCCGGTCTTGGTAGACGGGATGAAGATGAACCGCCGCGGACCATTTTTGCCGTGGGGGACTATAAGCAATCTATTTACGGATTTCAGGGAGCAGATCCAGATTCCTTTCGTGAATGGAGACAAAGATTCAAAAAACGTGTTCAAGAGGCCCATTTGCTATGGCGTGAACCTGAATTAACGGTTTCGTTTAGATCAACAGAACCAGTTCTTAAACTTGTTGATGCTGTTTTTGCAGATCCAGAGGCAGCCAAAGGCGTGGTGGAAGAGCCAGGCCAAGTTATGGAACATATTACAGCCCGCCCCGGAAAGGGAGGGCGTGTAGAATTATGGCCATTGGTTGAGGCTGAAGAGAATGAAGATGCTATTAGTCCATGGGAGCCCGCACAAGGTAATGCAACACGCCAGAGCCCACGCCAGAAGTTAGCCGATGCCCTGGCAAGATATATTGCCAAGCAGTTAAATCAAAAACCTGTGTCAGGACAAAAACCTTTAACAGCAGGTGATGTTCTAGTTCTTGTGCCGCGTCGCTCCCCATTCGTGGGTATGCTTGTGCGTGCTTTAAAAGGTCAAAATATTCCTGTGGTTACGCTTGTGCGTACGGGGTTGGCCGAGCATTTGGCTGTGCAGGATATGTTGTCTTTATGTGCGGCTCTTCTATTACCACAAGATGATTTAACATTAGCTTGCGTGCTCACATCTCCATTGGGGAATATCTCAGATAATAGCTTGATGGCTTTGGCGACGGGGCGTGAAAAAGGAGAGCCATTGTGGTCAGCACTGCGAGAACGTCATGCAGAACAATCAGATTGGAAACAGGCTTGGAATTTTCTTAATGGTTTGTTCCGACAGGTAGATTATTTAACACCATATGAGTTTCTTTCTGCTGCATTAGGGCCTGGTGGGGCCCGTGCACGTTTTCTTGCGCGTTTAGGGGCCGAAGCAGCGGAGCCAATTGATGAACTTCTTTCTGCAGCAATAAGATATCAGGATCAGCATCCACCTTCTTTGCAGGGTTTTCTGCATTGGATGCGTCATTCAGAAGAAACCGTAAAGCGCGAAGCAGAATCTGGTGGAGATTCCGTAAGAATCATGACAGCGCATGGTTCTAAAGGATTGCAGGCACGTCTGGTAATTTTGCCAGATACAGTTGGTCTTCCTCGGTTTGAGGACAGATTGTTTTGGGCGCATGATAAAATACACAATATAGATGTGCCGTTGTATGTGCCACGTAATGCTTTGTCAGTGGGTTTAACGCGTAATCTCAAAGAGGTTATGCGTGGTCGTGTGGTAGAGGAATATAATCGCCTGCTTTATGTGGCACTGACACGTGCGGCAGATCGGTTAGTTGTTTGTGGCTGGAAGCCAGGACGCAACGTGCCTGCAGAAAGTTGGTATGAAAGGTGCCGAATTGGTTTTGAAAAAGCCGGTGCAACAGAAGTAGATTTTCAGGAAGGTGAATGGTCTGTATCCATGCTTCTATTGGAAGAAGCGCCGCAGGAACAAACCGTTGCCAAGCAGTCTGCATCGGATTCTATTGAGAGCCCTCAGGAGGTAACCACATTGCCGCAATGGATGGGATCAGCCCCGTTGTGGAAACCAGTTTTGCCAGAAGCAGAAAGCCCGCTAGCGCGCCCGTTGGCACCAAGTAAACCAGATGATGCCATGTTGGGGCCGCTTCCCCCTGTTCGTTCACCGCTGGATATTGCTGCCGTAACGCCAGCCAAGGCGCGTGAAGCTGCTTTTCGGCGTGGTAATCTGGTGCATTCTTTGCTGCAGTTTTTGCCGGCCTGTCCAGCAGAGCAGCAACCTGCCATGGCGCATCAATGGTTGGCACGACCAGCAAGTGGTTTGTCATCACATGAAGCTGCCGAACTTGCACAACAGGTTATTGCAGTTTTGCGCCTGCCTGAACTGGCAGATCTGTTTGATCCGTCTGCACGGGCAGAGCAGCGTTTGGCCGGTGTGGCAGGCGGGCAGGTTATTGTGGGGCAGGTTGACCGTTTGCGTGTGCTGCCCAACAAAGTGCTGGTGTGTGATTTTAAAACCGGCCGCCATGCACCGCGGAGAGTGCAGGATACACCCGTTTTATACCTCCGGCAGATGGCGGCTTATCGTGCCCTTCTGCAAGGTATATGGCCCGATCGGCCAGTTGTCTGTGTTCTGGTCTGGACAGAAATGCCACGTGCAGATGTTCTGCCAGATGCGTTGCTGGATAAGTACGCCCCCGGCATTTTGCCTGAGGCTGTATCTTGA
- the addB gene encoding double-strand break repair protein AddB — MKLATIPAHLPFLDQLAFRWIKAANHDVEAIGEGIIVLPGRRAARALTEAFLRHMDGQSVLLPRIVPIGALDEAELGLSAGMGGELALDLPPAVAGMTRLAVLARLVLQADKAFGTRPTLDQAWPLAKALAELMDEAEWSGVNLAARLPEAVQENFAEHWQIILRFLEIVTQAWPEWLKENGVMNPVARQVALLEAQADLWRKLAQQGDSTPIWAAGFTHVMQPTVKVLQAVLECPAGKVVLPGLDMMMAEETFVSLPDSHPQAGLSSLLKNLEITRNKVQVWEGAGSGSERASILARVLLPAEALGDWSCPGDVKLENVYRLDAADQQEEAVAISMIMREAIEKPAHRVALVTPDRVLAARVATELARWGVLADDSAGSSLVDTPAAVLLRLVAQMVDSKFSPVSLLSVLKHPLVACSFSSGVCRATARLLERAVLRGPAPPPGFAALCQVVENALNNPNERAKAKQERGITADRPFGPVALSVFMERLAFCLEPVLGWEHDAVEARAHGDLEQHCAPVPDLLAALIATVERLVATDEESASERLWRGEEGNMLASQLTELMLAAEVLPPQPPVVLDGLLTAVLAPERVAMRRGGDPKSLHPRVLIWGLFEARLQTAETVILGGLSEGVWPPVVDAGPWMSRPMRKKMGLPSPEHAIGQAAHDFFASAAAAGTVVLSSARRREGAPVVPARWLTRLNAFLAGRNGHIPNHPALFWLNKLDQPLGPATPVAPPQPVPPVSLRPRRLSVTEIETWVRDPYAIYAKHILRLEVFPELEEAADASDYGMIVHKALERWVKTYGVTWPENAEKKLCDLFRISLQEHVLRPALRAWWAPRLTRIAQWVVQAEEKRRSEYGTPRAILTEIRGQVSIMDAPAGRFDIVGRADRIELNAEGHVIVQDYKTGTLPSTKDVLAGWSPQLPLESAMILRGGFKEVPDHSREISNLIYWRLTGGAVPGEEVVVQARDALSLTDLAEQTWENLLLRIAAYDQPDQPYLSHPHPGREPRFADYARLARVPEWNAARKEDEE, encoded by the coding sequence ATGAAACTTGCAACAATTCCCGCCCATCTTCCTTTTCTTGATCAACTGGCTTTCCGTTGGATCAAAGCTGCAAACCATGACGTAGAAGCAATAGGTGAAGGCATTATTGTATTGCCCGGCAGGCGTGCCGCGCGCGCGTTAACAGAAGCCTTTTTACGCCATATGGATGGTCAGAGTGTATTGTTGCCGCGGATAGTACCGATTGGTGCGTTGGATGAAGCAGAATTAGGGTTGTCTGCTGGTATGGGTGGCGAGCTGGCTTTGGATTTGCCCCCTGCAGTTGCTGGTATGACCAGGTTGGCTGTGCTGGCTCGGTTGGTTTTGCAGGCAGATAAAGCATTTGGCACACGGCCAACGCTGGATCAGGCATGGCCTTTGGCAAAAGCTCTGGCAGAGCTGATGGATGAAGCGGAGTGGTCTGGTGTCAATTTGGCGGCACGCTTGCCCGAAGCTGTGCAAGAGAATTTTGCAGAACATTGGCAAATTATTTTAAGATTTCTAGAAATTGTAACACAGGCATGGCCAGAATGGCTGAAGGAAAACGGGGTTATGAACCCTGTGGCCAGACAAGTTGCATTGCTTGAGGCACAGGCAGATTTATGGCGCAAACTCGCTCAACAAGGTGATAGTACACCTATATGGGCGGCTGGGTTTACGCATGTTATGCAGCCTACAGTAAAAGTGTTGCAAGCTGTTCTTGAATGTCCTGCGGGCAAGGTTGTATTGCCTGGTTTGGATATGATGATGGCAGAAGAAACCTTTGTTTCATTGCCAGACAGTCATCCTCAGGCAGGTTTGAGTTCTTTACTAAAAAATTTGGAAATCACACGAAATAAAGTGCAGGTTTGGGAAGGTGCAGGAAGTGGATCTGAACGAGCATCTATTCTTGCCCGCGTTCTTCTTCCTGCCGAAGCATTGGGTGATTGGTCATGTCCTGGTGATGTTAAGTTAGAAAATGTTTACAGATTAGATGCTGCTGATCAGCAGGAAGAAGCTGTTGCAATTAGTATGATCATGCGTGAGGCTATTGAAAAACCGGCGCATCGTGTGGCTCTTGTAACGCCAGACCGTGTTTTGGCTGCGCGTGTGGCAACAGAACTGGCACGTTGGGGTGTGCTGGCAGATGATAGTGCTGGTTCATCTTTGGTTGATACACCTGCGGCTGTTCTATTACGCCTTGTTGCGCAAATGGTGGATAGTAAGTTCTCACCAGTTTCTCTTTTAAGCGTTTTAAAACATCCTTTAGTTGCGTGTAGTTTTTCATCTGGTGTCTGTCGTGCAACGGCCCGTCTTTTAGAGCGGGCTGTTCTGCGCGGTCCAGCACCGCCGCCTGGTTTTGCTGCTTTATGCCAAGTGGTGGAAAATGCTTTAAACAACCCCAATGAAAGAGCAAAAGCTAAACAAGAAAGAGGCATTACAGCGGATCGGCCATTTGGCCCGGTTGCATTGTCTGTTTTTATGGAGCGTTTGGCATTTTGTTTGGAACCAGTTCTTGGGTGGGAGCATGATGCCGTAGAAGCACGCGCTCACGGGGATTTAGAGCAGCATTGCGCGCCCGTGCCAGATTTGCTGGCAGCATTAATTGCAACAGTAGAGCGTTTGGTTGCTACTGATGAAGAAAGTGCATCAGAGCGTTTGTGGCGTGGTGAAGAAGGCAATATGCTTGCCAGCCAGTTGACAGAACTAATGCTGGCAGCGGAGGTTTTGCCGCCGCAGCCTCCTGTTGTTTTAGATGGTTTGTTAACGGCGGTTCTGGCTCCAGAACGCGTTGCCATGCGCCGGGGTGGAGATCCTAAATCTTTACATCCTCGTGTTTTGATCTGGGGCTTGTTCGAGGCGCGCTTGCAAACGGCAGAAACCGTTATTTTGGGCGGTCTTTCTGAGGGTGTCTGGCCGCCCGTAGTAGATGCTGGCCCGTGGATGAGCCGACCCATGCGAAAAAAAATGGGGCTTCCATCGCCAGAACACGCCATAGGTCAGGCAGCACATGATTTTTTTGCAAGTGCAGCAGCAGCTGGCACGGTTGTTCTTTCCAGCGCACGGAGGCGGGAAGGAGCGCCTGTTGTACCTGCTAGATGGCTTACGCGGCTGAATGCTTTTTTGGCGGGACGAAATGGCCATATTCCCAACCATCCTGCTTTATTTTGGTTGAATAAGCTGGATCAGCCATTAGGCCCGGCAACGCCTGTAGCACCACCGCAACCTGTACCGCCAGTTTCGTTGCGGCCACGCCGTTTGAGTGTGACAGAAATAGAAACGTGGGTAAGAGATCCATATGCCATTTACGCAAAACATATTTTGCGACTTGAAGTTTTTCCGGAGTTAGAAGAGGCCGCAGATGCATCTGATTACGGTATGATTGTGCATAAGGCGTTGGAGCGTTGGGTAAAGACATATGGCGTGACATGGCCAGAAAATGCAGAAAAGAAATTATGTGATTTGTTCCGTATAAGTTTGCAAGAACACGTTTTGCGTCCGGCATTGCGTGCATGGTGGGCGCCCAGATTAACGCGTATTGCCCAATGGGTGGTGCAGGCAGAAGAGAAGCGGCGTAGCGAATATGGAACGCCGCGTGCCATTCTTACAGAAATTCGCGGGCAAGTGAGTATTATGGATGCACCTGCCGGCAGGTTTGACATTGTTGGTCGCGCAGATCGTATAGAATTAAATGCTGAAGGGCATGTTATTGTGCAGGATTACAAAACTGGCACATTACCATCAACTAAAGATGTTTTGGCCGGTTGGAGCCCACAGCTTCCGCTTGAATCTGCCATGATTCTTCGTGGTGGGTTTAAGGAAGTTCCTGACCATTCAAGAGAAATATCAAATCTTATATACTGGCGCCTGACCGGTGGAGCAGTGCCAGGAGAAGAAGTGGTTGTGCAGGCACGTGATGCGCTTAGTCTTACAGATCTGGCTGAACAGACTTGGGAAAATCTATTATTGCGAATAGCAGCATATGATCAGCCAGATCAGCCCTATCTTTCTCACCCTCATCCTGGCAGGGAACCACGTTTTGCAGATTATGCACGTCTGGCACGTGTGCCCGAGTGGAATGCCGCACGTAAGGAGGATGAGGAATGA